A single region of the Thermoleophilum album genome encodes:
- a CDS encoding TrmH family RNA methyltransferase — MITSPQNPTLKLVRKLRQRRWRERLDMFVAEGEDLVEAGKQARWELVHELHAGRDVAPELLAAVSELASGTRVLAIFRRRWAAPDARPLRLFLDGVRDPGNVGSCLRSAYALGDAQVVLAPGSADPFAPKAVRASMGALFHRPPALAAEPPAGRLVVLDAHGSTPLWECDLTPPLTLCVGAERTGVTPALRARADEVARIPVCGDSLNVAMAATVALYEANRMATRERHA; from the coding sequence GTGATCACGTCGCCGCAAAACCCCACGTTGAAGCTCGTTCGCAAGCTGCGCCAGCGCCGCTGGCGCGAGCGCCTCGACATGTTCGTCGCTGAGGGCGAAGACCTTGTCGAGGCCGGCAAACAGGCGCGCTGGGAGCTCGTCCACGAGCTGCACGCCGGGCGCGACGTCGCGCCCGAGCTCCTCGCCGCGGTGAGCGAGCTCGCTTCCGGCACGCGCGTGCTGGCGATCTTCCGGCGCCGCTGGGCCGCACCCGACGCACGACCGCTGCGACTGTTTCTCGATGGCGTGCGCGACCCCGGCAATGTCGGTAGCTGTCTGCGCTCAGCGTACGCGCTCGGCGACGCCCAGGTCGTGCTCGCGCCGGGCAGCGCCGATCCGTTCGCCCCCAAGGCGGTGCGCGCCTCGATGGGCGCGCTGTTCCACCGGCCGCCGGCGCTCGCTGCCGAACCGCCGGCGGGACGGTTGGTGGTGCTCGACGCGCACGGCTCAACGCCGCTCTGGGAGTGCGATCTGACACCGCCGCTGACGCTCTGCGTGGGTGCCGAGCGAACCGGTGTGACGCCGGCGCTGCGGGCGCGGGCGGACGAGGTGGCGAGGATCCCGGTGTGCGGCGACTCGCTGAACGTGGCGATGGCCGCGACCGTCGCGCTGTACGAGGCAAATAGGATGGCGACGCGTGAGCGGCACGCTTGA
- a CDS encoding MBL fold metallo-hydrolase → MIVERSLHPDWLSCTYLVAPAADGPALLIDAGGPVEPLVRARERHRLDVVAALLTHHHHDHVAALDDLRAALGFERALAHPLEAARIGGVEALKPGRHELAGIAFGALHIPGHTDGMLAFVVDGAAFCGDTLFRGSVGGVRAPGASGYDDLRRSILEVLLVLPPDTRLYPGHSDPTTVAEEREHNPFVRVWLGKDRPDGRRCRVAGEEAELVVLARDYDGGYKAWVRLGQERRDEIVPGSIVEIEA, encoded by the coding sequence GTGATCGTCGAGCGCTCACTCCATCCCGACTGGTTGTCGTGCACCTACCTCGTCGCCCCCGCGGCCGACGGGCCGGCGCTCCTGATCGACGCTGGCGGCCCTGTCGAACCGCTCGTGCGGGCGCGCGAACGCCACCGGCTCGACGTGGTCGCGGCGCTTCTCACGCACCACCACCACGATCACGTTGCGGCGCTCGACGATCTGCGCGCCGCGCTCGGTTTCGAGCGCGCGCTCGCCCACCCGCTAGAAGCGGCGCGGATCGGCGGCGTCGAGGCGCTCAAGCCCGGCCGCCACGAACTTGCCGGCATCGCCTTCGGCGCGCTCCACATTCCTGGCCACACCGACGGCATGCTCGCGTTCGTCGTCGACGGGGCGGCGTTCTGCGGCGACACGCTGTTTCGCGGCTCGGTGGGCGGGGTGCGCGCGCCGGGCGCGAGCGGCTACGACGACCTGCGCCGCTCGATCCTCGAGGTGTTGCTCGTCCTTCCTCCAGACACTCGTCTCTACCCTGGCCACAGCGACCCCACGACCGTCGCCGAGGAGCGCGAACACAACCCGTTCGTGCGCGTGTGGCTAGGGAAGGATCGGCCCGACGGACGGCGCTGCCGCGTAGCCGGCGAGGAAGCCGAGCTCGTCGTTCTCGCTCGCGACTACGACGGCGGCTACAAGGCGTGGGTGCGGCTCGGTCAGGAGCGGCGTGACGAGATCGTCCCGGGCAGCATCGTGGAAATCGAGGCGTGA
- the thrS gene encoding threonine--tRNA ligase: MTVYLPDGAALELADGATGADAARAIGAGLARAALAVRVERAGRRFVQDLAQPLADGDRIEILTERSREDGIGPLWLIRHDAAHVLAEAVLELWPGTKVAIGPPIDDGFYYDFEFPAGVSVSVEDLPAIEERMRAHIEADERFERIELPAAEARALFEREGQPYKVELIDDLVRDQGVETVSLYRNGPFLDLCRGPHGPSTGRIGAFKLTAVAGAYWRGDAGRQQLTRIYGTAFFRKRDLDRHLELIELAKARDHRRLGRELGLFMLSELSPGSTFWLPRGTALWNELTRLWREENQRRGYLEVRTPILYDVELWKRSGHWDKFRENMYFTEVEGRAMGLKPMNCPAHIQIYRRERRSYRDLPLRLAEQGLVHRHEPGGTLHGLLRVRHITQDDAHIFCRHEQVRDEVLGCLAFAFDLYELFGFEPRAHLSTRPEQRIGSDELWDQAEAALRSALEAQGLDYKVDPGEGTFYGPKIDLHMTDALGRSWQLGTIQLDYQMPERFDLTYVGEDNAEHRPVMIHRALMGSFERFIGILIEHYGGHFPFWLAPLQVAVLPIADRHVPYAREVAAQLAGASLRVEVDERSESVRRKIRDAELAKVPYMLVVGDEEERQRTVAVRRRGRGDAGSVELAAFVRERADAYARRARD; this comes from the coding sequence ATGACGGTCTACCTGCCCGACGGCGCGGCGCTCGAGCTCGCCGACGGCGCGACTGGCGCCGACGCAGCGCGAGCGATCGGGGCCGGCCTTGCGCGCGCTGCACTTGCTGTCCGTGTCGAACGCGCGGGCCGGCGGTTCGTGCAGGACCTAGCCCAACCGCTCGCGGATGGCGACCGCATCGAAATCCTCACCGAGCGCAGCCGCGAGGACGGCATCGGGCCGTTGTGGCTGATCCGCCACGACGCCGCTCACGTTCTCGCCGAAGCGGTGCTCGAGCTGTGGCCCGGGACGAAGGTCGCGATCGGGCCTCCGATCGACGACGGCTTCTACTACGACTTCGAGTTTCCGGCCGGTGTCTCGGTGTCGGTCGAGGATCTGCCGGCGATCGAGGAGCGGATGCGCGCGCACATCGAGGCCGATGAGAGGTTCGAGCGCATCGAGCTGCCAGCCGCGGAAGCCCGGGCGCTGTTCGAGCGCGAAGGGCAGCCGTACAAGGTCGAGCTGATCGACGATCTGGTGCGCGACCAGGGGGTCGAAACGGTGTCGCTCTATCGCAACGGCCCGTTCCTCGACCTCTGCCGCGGACCGCACGGGCCGTCGACGGGGCGAATCGGTGCGTTCAAGCTGACCGCCGTCGCCGGTGCCTACTGGCGCGGCGACGCGGGCCGCCAACAGCTCACACGCATCTACGGCACTGCCTTCTTCCGCAAGCGCGACCTCGACCGCCACCTCGAACTGATCGAACTCGCGAAGGCGCGCGACCACCGCCGGCTCGGACGCGAGCTGGGTCTATTCATGCTCTCGGAGCTGTCGCCCGGATCGACTTTCTGGCTACCGCGGGGCACCGCGCTCTGGAACGAGCTGACCCGTCTCTGGCGCGAGGAGAACCAGCGCCGCGGCTACCTCGAGGTGCGCACCCCGATCCTCTACGACGTCGAGCTGTGGAAGCGCTCCGGCCACTGGGACAAGTTCCGCGAGAACATGTACTTCACCGAGGTCGAGGGTCGGGCGATGGGGCTCAAGCCGATGAACTGCCCGGCGCACATCCAGATCTACCGCCGCGAGCGCCGCTCCTACCGCGACCTGCCGCTGCGGTTGGCCGAGCAGGGGCTTGTGCACCGTCACGAGCCGGGCGGGACGCTGCACGGGCTGTTGCGCGTGCGGCACATAACCCAGGACGACGCCCACATCTTCTGTCGTCACGAGCAAGTTCGCGACGAGGTGCTGGGCTGTCTGGCGTTCGCGTTCGATCTCTACGAGCTGTTTGGCTTCGAGCCGCGCGCCCACCTATCGACCCGTCCCGAGCAGCGGATCGGTAGCGACGAGCTGTGGGATCAGGCAGAGGCGGCGTTACGTTCGGCGCTCGAGGCGCAGGGGCTCGACTACAAGGTCGATCCTGGCGAGGGCACGTTCTACGGCCCGAAGATCGATCTGCACATGACCGACGCTCTCGGTCGCAGCTGGCAGCTCGGCACGATCCAGCTCGACTACCAGATGCCGGAACGCTTCGACCTCACCTACGTCGGCGAAGACAACGCCGAACACCGGCCGGTGATGATTCACCGCGCGCTGATGGGGTCGTTCGAGCGCTTCATCGGCATCCTGATCGAGCACTACGGCGGCCACTTTCCGTTCTGGCTAGCGCCGCTGCAGGTCGCGGTGCTGCCGATCGCCGACCGTCACGTTCCCTACGCGCGCGAGGTCGCCGCGCAGCTGGCGGGCGCCAGCCTGCGTGTCGAAGTCGACGAGCGCAGCGAGTCGGTGCGGCGCAAGATCCGCGACGCCGAGCTCGCGAAGGTGCCCTACATGCTCGTCGTCGGCGACGAGGAGGAGCGCCAGCGCACAGTGGCGGTCAGACGCCGCGGTCGTGGCGACGCCGGCTCGGTCGAGCTCGCTGCGTTCGTTCGCGAGCGCGCCGACGCCTACGCCCGTCGTGCGCGCGACTAG
- a CDS encoding DUF47 domain-containing protein, whose protein sequence is MPIFKRSAHSARDTELFDLLESAAANVKRAAALLEELLGSFPDAQELARAILLCEQEGDRISHTIYRHVAQSPPGAIDRHDAHALAAALDDVVDYVEEVADFLGLYKIEAPMEQAQQLATTLRQACDVIERALPKLRSGDDYSHETVEINRLENDGDRIVREALAALFEGGIDPMVVIRWKDLYERLEAAIDATERVANILDGIALKQR, encoded by the coding sequence ATGCCGATCTTCAAACGCTCCGCCCACAGCGCGCGCGACACCGAGCTGTTCGACCTGCTCGAATCGGCTGCCGCCAACGTCAAGCGCGCGGCGGCGCTGCTCGAGGAGCTGCTCGGCAGCTTCCCGGACGCGCAGGAGCTCGCCCGCGCGATCCTGCTCTGCGAGCAAGAGGGCGATCGCATATCGCACACGATCTACCGGCACGTGGCGCAGTCGCCCCCGGGCGCGATCGACCGCCACGACGCCCACGCTCTCGCCGCGGCTCTCGACGACGTCGTCGACTATGTCGAAGAGGTCGCCGATTTCCTCGGTCTCTACAAGATCGAAGCGCCGATGGAGCAAGCGCAGCAGCTGGCGACTACCTTGCGCCAAGCGTGCGACGTGATCGAGCGTGCGCTGCCGAAACTGCGTAGCGGCGACGACTACTCGCACGAGACGGTCGAGATCAACCGGCTCGAAAACGACGGCGACCGGATCGTGCGCGAGGCGCTCGCGGCTTTGTTCGAAGGCGGTATCGACCCGATGGTGGTGATCCGCTGGAAGGACCTTTACGAGCGCCTCGAGGCGGCGATCGACGCCACCGAGCGGGTCGCGAACATCCTCGATGGCATCGCTCTTAAACAGCGCTGA
- a CDS encoding penicillin acylase family protein translates to MRVTLACTLVAALAVSGAPARAAHPAPYRANDGGGFRNVLPPGQNGVAPAPALAPFLLACPPNGPQGCEGAPRPPHYDHQLAMYGDLVYAVPGLTASQLERYFKDASFGVRRGEAERVYNPRPDVTVVRDRHFGVPRVYARTRAAAMFGLGYVAAEDRLFVMDVLRHAGRAQLSSLVGGSLGNRELDREQWRNAPYTEADLERQFELGDDLYRDAGRRLQEDARAYVAGINAYIDEARLDPLRKLPAEYAAIGRPLGPEPWKVTDLIATASLIGGIFGKGGGGELRSAQLSPGSSCTSCSLEPCPSTSARRRGVTIKTTISKLFVSGKHCVTLPSEAR, encoded by the coding sequence GTGCGGGTCACTTTGGCTTGCACGCTAGTGGCGGCGCTAGCGGTGAGCGGCGCGCCAGCTCGCGCTGCCCATCCCGCGCCCTACCGCGCCAACGACGGCGGCGGCTTTCGCAACGTCTTGCCGCCGGGCCAGAACGGGGTGGCTCCCGCCCCCGCTCTCGCCCCCTTCCTGCTGGCCTGCCCGCCGAACGGTCCGCAAGGTTGCGAGGGAGCACCGCGCCCGCCCCACTACGACCACCAACTGGCGATGTACGGCGACCTCGTCTACGCCGTTCCGGGCCTCACCGCAAGCCAGCTCGAGCGCTACTTCAAAGACGCGAGCTTCGGCGTGCGCCGAGGAGAGGCAGAGCGCGTCTACAACCCGCGCCCAGACGTCACCGTCGTGCGCGACCGCCACTTCGGCGTGCCGCGCGTCTACGCTCGCACCCGCGCCGCCGCGATGTTCGGGCTCGGCTATGTGGCTGCCGAGGACCGTCTCTTCGTGATGGACGTATTGCGTCACGCGGGGCGCGCACAGCTCAGCTCGTTAGTCGGGGGTTCGCTCGGCAACCGCGAGCTCGATCGCGAGCAGTGGCGTAACGCCCCGTACACCGAGGCGGATCTAGAGCGGCAGTTCGAGCTCGGCGACGACCTCTACCGCGACGCTGGGCGGCGCCTACAGGAGGACGCCCGCGCCTACGTCGCCGGCATCAACGCGTACATCGACGAGGCGCGGCTCGACCCGCTGCGCAAGTTGCCAGCTGAATACGCGGCGATTGGGCGGCCGCTCGGTCCGGAACCGTGGAAGGTCACCGACCTGATCGCTACGGCGAGCTTGATCGGCGGGATCTTCGGCAAGGGCGGGGGCGGCGAGCTGCGCTCGGCGCAGCTTTCGCCGGGGTCGAGTTGTACGTCTTGCAGCTTAGAGCCCTGCCCGAGCACGTCAGCCAGACGCAGGGGCGTGACGATTAAGACTACGATCAGTAAACTATTTGTTTCAGGTAAGCACTGTGTGACCCTTCCTAGTGAAGCCCGATAA
- the pheS gene encoding phenylalanine--tRNA ligase subunit alpha: MSGTLEDTDFDALVAEARGAVASAESLAELDELRVRFLGRRSQLATVLRSIGSLPAERRAEVGKRANAARVELEELFARRRDELERRELEQRLAQDRVDVTLPGDPSTLPGRLHIVTETKRLLEDTFVGLGFQVLEGPEVEYDYYNFTALNIPPGHPARTTMDTFYLDGEVVLRTHTSPMQVRAMEAQPPPLYVVVPGRVYRRDSDATHTPMFHQLEGLAVDEDITLADLQGVLLEFARAVFGPEREIRLRAGYFPFTEPSVEVDVSCFACPRDGSACRICKGSGWIEILGAGMVDPNVFAFVRDNGYDPERIQGFAFGLGIDRIAMLRYGVPDLRLLFENDVRFLEQFGV; encoded by the coding sequence GTGAGCGGCACGCTTGAGGACACCGACTTCGACGCGCTCGTCGCCGAGGCGCGCGGCGCCGTCGCGAGCGCCGAAAGCCTCGCCGAGCTCGACGAGCTACGCGTTCGCTTTCTCGGGCGGCGCTCGCAGCTCGCGACGGTGCTGCGCTCGATCGGCTCGCTTCCCGCCGAACGGCGCGCCGAGGTGGGCAAGCGCGCGAACGCGGCGCGCGTCGAGCTCGAGGAGCTCTTCGCTCGCAGGCGCGACGAGCTCGAGCGCCGCGAGCTCGAGCAGCGGCTCGCCCAGGACCGCGTCGACGTCACGCTGCCGGGCGACCCGTCCACCCTGCCCGGGCGGCTGCACATCGTCACCGAAACCAAGCGCCTGCTCGAAGACACCTTCGTCGGGCTCGGCTTCCAAGTCCTCGAAGGGCCCGAGGTCGAGTACGACTACTACAACTTCACCGCCCTCAACATCCCGCCCGGGCACCCGGCGCGCACCACGATGGACACCTTCTACCTCGACGGCGAGGTCGTCCTGCGCACCCACACCTCGCCCATGCAGGTGCGCGCGATGGAAGCGCAACCGCCGCCGCTTTACGTGGTCGTGCCCGGGCGCGTCTACCGCCGCGACTCGGATGCGACCCACACGCCGATGTTCCACCAGCTCGAGGGGCTCGCTGTCGACGAGGACATCACCCTCGCCGACCTGCAGGGCGTGCTCCTCGAGTTCGCGCGCGCCGTGTTCGGGCCCGAACGCGAGATTCGCCTGCGCGCCGGCTACTTCCCGTTCACCGAGCCGAGCGTCGAGGTAGACGTCTCGTGTTTCGCCTGCCCGCGCGACGGCAGCGCCTGCCGCATCTGCAAGGGGTCGGGCTGGATCGAGATCCTCGGTGCGGGCATGGTCGACCCAAACGTCTTCGCCTTCGTTCGCGACAACGGCTACGACCCCGAGCGAATCCAGGGCTTCGCGTTCGGGCTCGGCATCGACCGCATAGCGATGCTCCGCTACGGGGTGCCCGACCTGCGTCTTCTGTTCGAAAACGACGTTCGCTTCCTCGAGCAGTTCGGCGTATGA
- the infC gene encoding translation initiation factor IF-3, producing the protein MPVPKKFDRRPPERDETRINERIRVPQVRLVDENGKQVGIVPTEDALRYARERSLDLVEVAPQARPPVVRVLDYSKYRYEQEQKRKAARRHQKQVHVREIKLRPKIAPRDYETKMGHVRRFLERDDRVKVTIMFRGREQTHPERGEALLRKLAEDVADLGVVEQQPAQDGRNMTMLLAPQKRKDRAKSA; encoded by the coding sequence GTGCCGGTCCCGAAGAAGTTCGATCGGCGTCCGCCCGAGCGCGACGAGACGCGCATCAACGAGCGCATCCGGGTGCCGCAAGTCCGGCTCGTCGACGAAAACGGCAAGCAGGTCGGCATCGTGCCGACCGAGGACGCTTTGCGCTACGCGCGCGAGCGCTCGCTCGATCTCGTCGAGGTCGCACCCCAGGCGCGGCCTCCGGTGGTGCGGGTGCTCGACTACTCGAAGTACCGCTACGAGCAGGAGCAGAAGCGCAAGGCGGCCCGCCGCCACCAAAAGCAAGTCCACGTGCGCGAGATCAAGCTGCGACCGAAGATCGCGCCGCGCGACTACGAAACGAAGATGGGGCACGTGCGCCGCTTTCTCGAGCGCGACGACCGCGTCAAGGTGACGATCATGTTTCGCGGCCGCGAGCAGACCCACCCTGAGCGCGGCGAGGCGCTGCTGCGCAAACTCGCCGAGGACGTAGCCGATCTCGGGGTCGTCGAGCAACAGCCGGCGCAGGACGGGCGCAACATGACGATGCTGCTCGCGCCGCAAAAACGCAAGGATCGCGCGAAGTCTGCTTGA
- the rplT gene encoding 50S ribosomal protein L20 gives MRIKRSLHGRKKRRATLERAKGYRGQAKSSYRRAKEALLKADRYAYRDRRNRKRDFRRLWIVRINAAAREHGMSYSVFMHGLKRAGIELDRKVLADIAVHDRDAFRRIAEAAREAAAS, from the coding sequence GTGCGTATCAAGCGTTCCCTCCACGGCAGGAAGAAGCGGCGCGCGACGCTCGAGCGCGCCAAGGGCTATCGCGGCCAGGCGAAGAGCAGCTATCGCCGCGCCAAGGAGGCGCTGCTCAAGGCCGACCGTTACGCGTACCGCGACCGTCGCAACCGCAAGCGCGATTTCCGGCGGCTGTGGATCGTGCGTATCAACGCTGCCGCGCGCGAGCACGGCATGAGCTACAGCGTTTTCATGCACGGGCTGAAGCGCGCCGGCATCGAGCTCGATCGCAAGGTGCTTGCCGACATCGCAGTGCACGACCGCGACGCGTTCCGACGTATCGCCGAGGCGGCCCGGGAGGCAGCCGCAAGCTGA
- a CDS encoding aminotransferase class V-fold PLP-dependent enzyme, with protein sequence MPPVDTWSTGVAALRARFPVFARGVAYLNTGTNGPVPASAELAAREALHAATVAGRSGAAYFERWVSAPAARLRARAAEWLGAAPDEVALTRSTTDGINIALAALPLRAGDEVVTSDEEHPGLLAPLARLAATRGVRVRTAPLRELANAVGPRTRLVACSHVSWVSGAVAPVADLAATGVPLLYDGAQALGAIAVDVRALACDFYAAPAQKWLCGPNGLGFLYVRGELVRELEPPWPSYESLADTVEPLARRWHRDARRFDTVDPAPPLLAWALAALDELERVGRAKIAQAACDAADAFAAGARERGLRVAPRGRSTLVSVASERAAAAVAELAARGVVVREIPGRGLVRVSVGAWNDGDDRERCLRALVG encoded by the coding sequence GTGCCGCCGGTCGACACGTGGAGCACCGGTGTTGCCGCGTTGCGCGCACGCTTCCCGGTGTTCGCGCGCGGCGTCGCCTATCTCAACACGGGCACGAACGGTCCGGTTCCCGCTTCCGCCGAGCTCGCCGCGCGCGAGGCGCTCCACGCCGCCACGGTGGCGGGGCGCTCGGGCGCGGCCTACTTCGAGCGCTGGGTGAGCGCACCGGCAGCGCGCCTGCGCGCACGGGCAGCCGAGTGGCTCGGTGCAGCTCCCGACGAGGTCGCGCTGACGCGTTCGACGACCGACGGCATCAACATCGCTCTCGCCGCCCTGCCGCTGCGCGCCGGCGACGAGGTCGTGACCTCCGACGAGGAGCACCCGGGCCTGCTCGCCCCCCTTGCGCGCCTTGCCGCCACGCGCGGGGTGAGAGTTCGCACCGCGCCCCTGCGCGAGCTCGCGAACGCCGTTGGACCACGCACCCGTCTCGTCGCTTGCTCGCACGTGTCCTGGGTGAGCGGCGCGGTCGCCCCGGTCGCCGACCTGGCGGCGACCGGCGTGCCGCTGCTCTACGACGGCGCCCAGGCGCTCGGCGCGATCGCGGTGGACGTGCGGGCGCTTGCCTGCGACTTCTACGCTGCGCCGGCACAGAAGTGGCTGTGCGGCCCGAACGGGCTCGGTTTCCTGTACGTGCGCGGCGAGCTCGTCCGCGAACTCGAGCCGCCGTGGCCGAGCTACGAGTCGCTCGCTGACACCGTGGAGCCTTTAGCGCGCCGCTGGCACCGCGATGCGCGCCGTTTCGACACCGTCGACCCGGCCCCGCCTCTGCTCGCCTGGGCGCTGGCAGCACTCGACGAGCTCGAGAGGGTGGGTCGCGCGAAGATCGCGCAGGCGGCGTGCGATGCCGCCGACGCTTTCGCTGCTGGGGCGCGAGAACGCGGTCTGCGCGTGGCACCCCGTGGTCGCTCAACGCTCGTCAGCGTGGCGAGCGAACGCGCCGCGGCAGCGGTCGCGGAGCTCGCCGCGCGCGGCGTCGTCGTGCGCGAGATTCCCGGTCGTGGGCTTGTGCGGGTGTCGGTCGGCGCGTGGAACGACGGCGACGACCGCGAGCGCTGCCTGCGCGCTCTGGTCGGGTGA
- the rpmI gene encoding 50S ribosomal protein L35 produces MAKLKAKTHSGAKKRFRKTGSGKLIGRHAMTSHNLGKKRPRRKRRLGKDLVIADQDRRTVKRLLGV; encoded by the coding sequence ATGGCGAAGCTGAAAGCCAAGACGCACTCCGGCGCCAAGAAGCGCTTCCGCAAGACCGGTAGCGGCAAGCTGATCGGTCGCCACGCGATGACCAGCCACAACCTCGGCAAGAAGCGTCCGCGGCGCAAGCGCCGCCTCGGCAAAGATCTCGTCATCGCCGACCAGGACCGGCGCACGGTCAAGCGTCTGCTCGGCGTCTAG